From the Streptomyces sp. NBC_00390 genome, the window AGCCGATGTCGGCGACCTGCCGCGGCTCCTCGGCGGCTGCCTTGACCAGGTGGGGTACGGCCGCGTGAGTGGTGTACATCAGGCCCATGAGGTTGATGTCGATCATGCGCCGCCAGTCGTTCAGGTCCGTGCCGGGGGCAGGCCCGAGCAGCATGAGGCCGGCGTTGTTGACCAAAGTGTCCAGGCGGCCCAAGCCCTCGACGGTCCGCTCGACCGCTTCCGCGGCCATCTGGGCATCGGTTATGTCGGCGGGCACGACGAGGGCCTTCCCGCCGGCCTTGGATATCTCCGCGGCCAGGTCGGTGAGCCGGTCCTCGCGCCGGCCGACCAGGGCCACGGAGGCGCCTTCGCGAGCAAGCTCAAGAGCTGTGGCGTGGCCGATACCGCTGGAAGCCCCGGTGACCAGGGCGACGGTTCCTTCAAGACGAGTCATGGTTCAAGCCTTTCGATGAGAAACGGCCACGTTGCTCGGGCCGTACTGGATATGGGGAGATGGCCCTCTTGGTGGGAGCCGTATGGGGGCGCAGGCCGCTCAGGACCGGGCCAAAGGCACAATGGGGAAGTGAGCATCAGCGGGCAGAAGACCACCGACACGACGCGTCGAGGGACCAAGGAGGACGGTGAGCTGCCGCCCCGCGAACGCCTGGTCCGGGCCGCGTCACGTTTGTTCTATTACGAGGGCGTACGCGCGATCGGCGTGGAGCGGCTGATCGCCGAGGCCGGGGTGACGAAAGCGACCTTCTACCGGCACTTCGCCTCCAAGGACGACCTGGTCGTGGCCTATCTGCTGACCAAGGACGCCTATTACAAGGAAGTGGCCGAACCGCTGGCCGCCGCGCACCCGCCCGCGAAGGCGATCGACCTGATCTTCGAGGCGATCTCCGAACACGCCCGCGAGCGCGGATTTCGCGGATCGCCGTTCATGAACGCGGCCGCCGAGTACCCGGACGCCGACCACCCGGTCCGCGGCCTGGTGACGTCCCATCGGGACTGGATCCGCAGCCTCTTCCAGGAACTGCTCACCCGGCTCGGCCACACCGACCCGGAGTCGGCCGCCGGTGCACTGCTGATGCTGTACGACGGCGCGATGGCAGCCGGCTACCTGGACGACTCGACGGCCGCCCACAAGACCCTGCTGGACGCGGCCCGGCTGATCCGATCGGGAGGCTGACCCCGTCGGGACCGCGTGAAGCGGCGGCTCTGCGCGGGGGCCCGGCCGGGCCGGGGCGCGGATTGGCTTCATGGAACCCTTTGATCTCTCTTCGATGTACACCGGCGACCTATGGCAGCTCTCCGCCTGGAGGCGGCCCAGCCGGGAAGGCCGATACGCCATCCTTCCAGAGGCAGGAAGACCGGTCGTTCTACCTCTCGAAGATAACCCTCCTGGCGTCCGCGCGCCACCGATCGACCCTCTTGTGGGATCCCTCACCCGGTCGCCGCCGGCTCTCGACGCCGACCTCGGCAAGGAGCTCCCGAGGCCGGCACCTTGCCCCTTCCGGCCACCTGGCACGCCCCCGCTCTCGTCGCCGTCGCATCCGGACTGTCGCTCTCCGGCGCGCCTTTCGGACATGAGCCGACTTGCCCTACAGGGCCCTGTGCCGCAACGCGGCCGTGCCCGGGACAACACCGCAGGTCAATGCCCCCTCGCTGAACGGCCGGTCCTCGACGGCGGCGCCGAGGGGCGCCCTTGCCGGTGGGCGGTGCTCCTGCGAGCATCCCAGCGCGCGCTCTACGGCGGCCGGGGCACGGGACAGACCCCGGTTGGCCCCCCACCCGTTGGTTCTGCCCTTCGGACGACCAACTCAGGAGTGCTTTCCCATGCTGCGATCGAAACTCCGGTCCTTACTGCTCGGCGCCGGCACCGCGGCCGTCATGCTGGGCACGGCCCTCGCCCCGGCCACCGCGTCGGCCGCGCCCGCGGCCCCGCTGCCCCGTGCGGCGGACAACGCCCCGGCGGCGGCCCCGGCCGAGGAGTCCGCCGCCGCCGGCTTCTGGTCCTGCACGATCCCGCCCGGCTACACGTACACCAGCACCCAGAACACCCTGTCCTGCTCGACCAGCGGCGGGTTCCGCACCATGTACTACGTGCAGCCGCCCGCGGACGGCCTGTGGGCATGCACCACGATGCCCGGCTACACCTACAGCAACACCCAGAACACGCTGAGCTGCTCGACCAGCGGCGGGTTCCGCACCATGTACTACCTGCGCGCGCCCCGGACGGGCCTGTGGGCGTGCACGGTCCCGCCGGGCTTCACGTACACCAGCACGCAGAACACCCTGTCCTGCTCGACCAGCGGCGGGTTCCGCACCATGTACTACCTCAGAGCGTTCTGACGGACCGACCGCTGCGCGCCCGCCCGGTCCCCGGGCGGGCGCGTTCTCGGGCACGGCGGCCGTGTCCGGCGACGTTCGACGCCGTCGGCGTGCTCAGACCACCGGGGGGCGGCCCAGACGGGCCATCAGCCACACGGTGCTCCAGCGCATCGGCCGACGCTGACCGCACGGCGTACGCACCCCTTCCGCGAAGCCGCTGAACCAGGCACGCAGCCCCGGCGCCGACCGGGTACGCGCCAGCGTGAGCGCGGTCCAGGCACCGAGGTACACCGGGACGAGAGGGGCGGGAAGATTCCGCTTCGCCAGCCAGACACGGTTGCGTGCGGTCATCCGGTAGTAGACGCCGTGCCGGGTCGGCGCGGTGCGCGGATGCTGCAGCACCAGCTCGGGTGCGTAAAGGATCTTCCATCCGTCGTCCAGCGCACGCCAGGCGAGATCGGTCTCCTCGTGCGTGAAGAAGAAGTCCTCCGGCCAGCCGCCGACCCGCTCGAGCATGGACATCGACAGAGCGTGCCCGCCGCCGAGGAAGGTCGTCACATGGCCGCCGCGCATCGGGTCGCCGGAGCCGATGCGCGGGATGTGGCGCCGCTGGGTGAATCCGGTCTCGTCCGCGATCCGGAAGCTGACGATGCCGAGCGCGGGGTCCGCGGCGTACATGTCGGCGAGCCGGCTGAAGACGTCGGGGGCGATGAGCAGGCCGTCGTCGTCCAGGTCGACGAGGATGTCGACGTCGCCGAACTCCCTCAGCCGCTCCATCGCCACATTGCGGCCGCCGGACACACCGAGGTTCTCCGGCAGTTCGACTCCCGTGACGTGCGAGGGGAGTTCGGGCAGTGGGGCACCGTTGGAGACGACGACGACCCGGGTCGCGGGATGATCCTGCGCAGCCACGGAGTCGAGCAGGGCACGCAGTTCGGCGGGGCGCGTGCCCATCGTCAGCACGGCCACACCCACGCGGGATCGGGTCACGTCCACATCTCCATCGGTCGACTGCTCGGCCGCCGGTTCCCCGGCGATCCGTGACCCGGGAGCTTAACGGGATTCGTCCAGCAGATGTACGGCAGTGAGCTTGTCAGGGTTGCGTACGACGTCGATGTCGGTGATCCGGCCGGCGTCCACCGTGAAGGCGACCACCGACAGATTGCCGTCCGCACCGCTGACGACGAGCCCCGGCGCGCCGTTGACCTGGGCGATCCGCAGCTGCCGCAGCGGGCGCCTGGTGAAGCCGATCAGCAGCCTGGCGACATGCCCGGCGCCGCGCTCGATGTGGCGCACCGCACTCACCTTGCCACCGCCGTCACCCCGCAGCCGGACGTCGGGATCAAGCAGGGCGACAAGTCCTTCCAGGTCACCGCCCTGACAGGCGTCGGCGAACGCCTCGGCGATTTCACGCTGTTGGCCGATGGTGGGCGGGAATCGGGGCCGCCCGAGCTCGACGTCCCGCCGTGCGCGGGCAGCGAGTTGGCGTACGGCGGCGGGGGTACGCCCGACGACGTCGGCGACCTCGTCGAAGGGCACCCCGAAAACATCGTGGAGCAGAAACGCGGTGCGCTGAGCGGGCGACAGCTGCTCCAGCACGACGAGCAGCGCCATGCTGACGGACTCGTCGAGCGTGACGCGCTCGGCGGGGTCGTCGGCGGGGGCGGCCTCGACGAGCGGCTCGGGCAGCCAGGTCCCGACATACCGCTCGCGCCGCACGCGCGCACTCCCGAGCGTGTCAAGAGCCAAGCGCCCCACGGTGGTGGTCAGCCAGGCCCGCAGATCCCGGATCGCACCGGGGTCGTCGAGCCCGCGCAGCCGGAGCCAGGCCTCCTGTACGCAGTCCTCGGCCTCGGCGACGGACCCCGTGGTGGCGTACGCCACGCGCACCAGGCGCGCCCGCTCCCGCTCGAACGCCTCGGCAAGGGCACGGTGGTCACGGGCGGCCTCCTCATCGGCCTCCTCGTCACGCACCCGGTCCTCGCGGACGGCCTCCTCGCCGGACCGCTCGCCGCGCGCAGGGTCGTCGCGGACGCGCTCTCCGACGGGCCGCTCGTCGCTGGTCCCCTCGTCGCGGACGCGGTCGTCACAGGCGCTCTCGTCCCAGGGTCGGCCGCTCATTGTCCGTTCGCCTTGCCCGTCGTGGTCTGCGCGCGGAGCCAGTCGTCGAAGCGCACCGTGCCGCGGACATCCGCACGGTCGGACGTCGCCACACCCGACCGTAGCGCGCGCCCCAGAGCCCCCGGCAGGGCCAGCGGAACGACCAGCGCCTTGCGCCCCGTGATCGCGCGCCAGCGGCGGGCGAGTACGCGCAGGTCGGCCGTCTCGGGGCCGGTCACCTCCACACGTCCGCGCCGCGGCCCGCTCTCGACGACGTCGGCGACCACGCGCGCCACCTCCGCGCACGCCACCGTCTGCAGCCGCGCCCGGGGCACCGGCAGCACCCGCGTCCTGCCGACCGCGGCGAAGCCCATGGCCAGCAGCTCATGGAACTGCGTGGCGCGCACCACCGTCCACGGCACCCGTGCGCTTTCCACCACACGTTCCTGCTCCGCCTTGGACCGGTAGTAGCCGAGCGGCAACTGGTCACAGCCCACGATGGACACACAGACGTGATGGCCCACCCCCGCGGACTCCTCGGCCGCGAGCAGCCGCCGCGAGCCTTCCACCAGGATCTGTTCGGCTTGCTTGGGCGACCGGCTGTTGCTCGCGTCGACGACGGCGTCGCAGCCCTCGAGCGCCTCGGCCAGCCCGTCCCCGGTGGTCAGATCGACCCGGTACTCCGGTGCGTGCCGGCTGAGCACCCGTACGTCGTGCCCGCGTCCGCGCAGCTCCTCCGCGGTCTCCCGGCCGAGCGTTCCCGTTCCTCCAGCGATGGCGATCCTCATACCTTCAGGACGACACAGCCCACGGCTGTGTGACATCCGGGCTCCGCCACACGTACGTACCCACCGCGACCGCCCCGAGCTCCGGACCGGCCCCCGAGCCACGGGCCTGCACGCATCCTCTAGGAAGCCCTCCACTGCGGGTCGCGGCCGGTCAGCGCCAGCACACGGTCGAAGTCGGACACCTCCGTGCCCACGGTCACCGGTTCGGCGAACACCCCGCCCTCGCGGGCCTTCGGCGCCAGCTCGGCGAGCGCCGGCCAGACCTCGGCGACGACGACCGGGTCCGGTGTGAACTCCTGACCGGTGGCACGGGCCAGATCCCACGCATGCACGGTCAGATCGCCCAGCACCATCTTGCCGACCGTCCGCGCGGGCAGACCCATCTTTCCCGACGAGCCTTCCTCGGCCCCGGGCGCCGCCCACGCCGAGACGAGGGCGGCGGTCTCCGCAGCGAACCGGGCCCGCCAGTCGCCGCCGCCCTCGACGAAGTGCGGCTCCACGCCGAAGTCCGGATGCTGTTTCGCCGCGAGCGCCTGGAAGTTGATCACAACCTGCATGAGGTGATCGGTCAGCTGGCGCACGTCGTACTCGGCGCACGGCGTCGGGTCGGCGAGGTGGTCGTCGGTAATACCCCGCACGATCGGAACGGCCTGATCGGCCGCCGATCGGAGCAGGTCACTGATGCTGTTCGTCATGCGCCGACCGTAGGGCGGCGCACCCCTGTGCGTCTTGAAGAAACGCGACGTAGGATCCCCGGCATGGCGGGGCCGCGCACTGACACCCAAGGCATAGTCGAAGCCCGCGAGCTCTTCGCGCGCGTCGACTTCCGCCGCTGCGAGCCCGCCCCCGAGCTGCGTCCGTATCTCGAGCACTACTGGCTCATCGACTGGGATCTGACCGAGCCCTACGCCTCGCATGTCGTGCCCCACCCCTGCGTGAACATGGTGTTCCAGCGCTTCGGCGACGAGCCTGCCTGGGCCGAGGTCGCGGGGATCGGGCTGGAGCTGTTCACCCAGAAGCTGACTGGGCTCGGCCGGGTGTGCGGAGTCATGTTCCGGCCCGGCGGCTTCCGGCCGTTCGCCCCGAAGTGGCCGGTGTCCGAGTGGACAGGCCGGCGGGTGCCGCTCGCGGACGTCGTGACCGGCGCCGGGCAGAGCGCCGTGGACGCGGTCGTACTGCCGGATCAGCAGGACGCCCGAGTGGCGGCCCTGGACGCGTTCCTGCTGGGTCTGGCTCCGCAGCCCGACCCGCACGCATTGCACGCCATGGAGCTGGTGGAAGAGGTCCGCTCCGACCGCTCGGTGCGGCGCGTCGCCGAACTCGCCGCCGCGGAAGGGGTGT encodes:
- a CDS encoding SDR family NAD(P)-dependent oxidoreductase translates to MTRLEGTVALVTGASSGIGHATALELAREGASVALVGRREDRLTDLAAEISKAGGKALVVPADITDAQMAAEAVERTVEGLGRLDTLVNNAGLMLLGPAPGTDLNDWRRMIDINLMGLMYTTHAAVPHLVKAAAEEPRQVADIGSLAGRNAYAMSAVYSATKFGVGAFSESLRQELARQHVRVSVIEPGSVDTELRTHNPAVVQQYIAASLGDIERLQGQDIADTVGYIVTRPRHVAVAELLVRPTEQV
- a CDS encoding TetR/AcrR family transcriptional regulator, coding for MSISGQKTTDTTRRGTKEDGELPPRERLVRAASRLFYYEGVRAIGVERLIAEAGVTKATFYRHFASKDDLVVAYLLTKDAYYKEVAEPLAAAHPPAKAIDLIFEAISEHARERGFRGSPFMNAAAEYPDADHPVRGLVTSHRDWIRSLFQELLTRLGHTDPESAAGALLMLYDGAMAAGYLDDSTAAHKTLLDAARLIRSGG
- a CDS encoding glycosyltransferase family 2 protein; the protein is MTRSRVGVAVLTMGTRPAELRALLDSVAAQDHPATRVVVVSNGAPLPELPSHVTGVELPENLGVSGGRNVAMERLREFGDVDILVDLDDDGLLIAPDVFSRLADMYAADPALGIVSFRIADETGFTQRRHIPRIGSGDPMRGGHVTTFLGGGHALSMSMLERVGGWPEDFFFTHEETDLAWRALDDGWKILYAPELVLQHPRTAPTRHGVYYRMTARNRVWLAKRNLPAPLVPVYLGAWTALTLARTRSAPGLRAWFSGFAEGVRTPCGQRRPMRWSTVWLMARLGRPPVV
- the sigJ gene encoding RNA polymerase sigma factor SigJ — translated: MSGRPWDESACDDRVRDEGTSDERPVGERVRDDPARGERSGEEAVREDRVRDEEADEEAARDHRALAEAFERERARLVRVAYATTGSVAEAEDCVQEAWLRLRGLDDPGAIRDLRAWLTTTVGRLALDTLGSARVRRERYVGTWLPEPLVEAAPADDPAERVTLDESVSMALLVVLEQLSPAQRTAFLLHDVFGVPFDEVADVVGRTPAAVRQLAARARRDVELGRPRFPPTIGQQREIAEAFADACQGGDLEGLVALLDPDVRLRGDGGGKVSAVRHIERGAGHVARLLIGFTRRPLRQLRIAQVNGAPGLVVSGADGNLSVVAFTVDAGRITDIDVVRNPDKLTAVHLLDESR
- a CDS encoding SDR family oxidoreductase, translating into MRIAIAGGTGTLGRETAEELRGRGHDVRVLSRHAPEYRVDLTTGDGLAEALEGCDAVVDASNSRSPKQAEQILVEGSRRLLAAEESAGVGHHVCVSIVGCDQLPLGYYRSKAEQERVVESARVPWTVVRATQFHELLAMGFAAVGRTRVLPVPRARLQTVACAEVARVVADVVESGPRRGRVEVTGPETADLRVLARRWRAITGRKALVVPLALPGALGRALRSGVATSDRADVRGTVRFDDWLRAQTTTGKANGQ
- a CDS encoding TIGR03086 family metal-binding protein, which produces MTNSISDLLRSAADQAVPIVRGITDDHLADPTPCAEYDVRQLTDHLMQVVINFQALAAKQHPDFGVEPHFVEGGGDWRARFAAETAALVSAWAAPGAEEGSSGKMGLPARTVGKMVLGDLTVHAWDLARATGQEFTPDPVVVAEVWPALAELAPKAREGGVFAEPVTVGTEVSDFDRVLALTGRDPQWRAS
- a CDS encoding helix-turn-helix domain-containing protein translates to MAGPRTDTQGIVEARELFARVDFRRCEPAPELRPYLEHYWLIDWDLTEPYASHVVPHPCVNMVFQRFGDEPAWAEVAGIGLELFTQKLTGLGRVCGVMFRPGGFRPFAPKWPVSEWTGRRVPLADVVTGAGQSAVDAVVLPDQQDARVAALDAFLLGLAPQPDPHALHAMELVEEVRSDRSVRRVAELAAAEGVSARSLQRLFATYVGVGPKWVILRYRIHEALDRAEYGDNGGCGLDWAALAAELGYSDQAHLVRDFTATVGVPPTAYARAGAA